A region from the Methanomassiliicoccales archaeon genome encodes:
- the dapA gene encoding 4-hydroxy-tetrahydrodipicolinate synthase, producing the protein MFYGCATAIITPFKENGEIDEEGLRELVSFQEEQGIDAIVPCGTTGESATLTHEEHIKVIKIVVDQARRAKVIAGAGSNATHEAIFLSRAAKDLGVDGILSISPYYNKPTQKGIFEHYEKIAQAVDLPIIIYNVPSRTGSNIEVSTVVKLAEIPNIVGIKEASGNIVQVMNILAQAPKGFVVLSGDDVLTYPMMTLGAKGVVSVASNVVPSMVKSMVDLLLNGNWEDARRLHFKLLPLFKNLFIETNPIPVKTSLRLMGKPAGSFRLPLCEMSQSNLEILRKTLLDLGVISK; encoded by the coding sequence ATGTTTTATGGTTGTGCAACGGCGATCATCACACCTTTTAAGGAAAATGGCGAAATCGATGAGGAAGGACTGAGAGAACTCGTGTCATTTCAAGAAGAACAGGGGATCGATGCTATCGTGCCCTGTGGCACAACCGGTGAATCCGCGACTTTGACGCATGAAGAGCACATTAAGGTCATCAAGATTGTTGTCGATCAAGCGCGAAGAGCAAAGGTCATCGCTGGCGCTGGCAGCAATGCAACACATGAGGCAATTTTTCTGAGTCGAGCTGCGAAGGACTTAGGAGTCGACGGAATCCTTTCTATTTCGCCATATTATAATAAACCGACACAGAAGGGGATTTTTGAACACTACGAAAAAATTGCTCAGGCCGTCGATTTGCCAATTATCATCTACAATGTGCCGAGCAGGACTGGTTCAAATATTGAGGTATCGACTGTCGTTAAGCTTGCGGAAATCCCAAACATCGTCGGCATCAAAGAAGCGAGCGGCAATATTGTTCAGGTGATGAACATACTGGCTCAAGCCCCAAAAGGGTTCGTCGTTCTATCGGGAGATGATGTTCTTACATATCCAATGATGACTCTTGGCGCGAAGGGCGTTGTTTCAGTCGCTTCAAATGTTGTTCCATCAATGGTCAAATCAATGGTTGATCTCCTCCTAAATGGCAATTGGGAAGATGCCAGGAGACTGCACTTCAAACTCCTCCCCCTTTTTAAGAACCTCTTCATCGAAACGAATCCGATCCCTGTCAAGACCTCGCTTAGGCTGATGGGAAAACCAGCTGGTTCGTTTCGATTGCCTCTCTGTGAAATGAGCCAGTCTAATCTTGAGATTCTTAGGAAGACGCTTCTTGATCTCGGCGTGATCTCAAAGTAA
- a CDS encoding cupin domain-containing protein, translated as MKVINVSGLNEVATPGERGQVFITDCINERDIVFGLREIEPNSIAPKRPHHHPLRQAMFVIDGTGVVTNGIERHRFKPGDFIMIDADEEHYFESEGERVRMIELRFP; from the coding sequence ATGAAAGTCATTAATGTGAGTGGTCTGAACGAAGTCGCCACACCCGGCGAACGAGGTCAAGTTTTTATCACTGATTGCATAAACGAAAGGGACATCGTATTTGGTTTAAGAGAGATTGAACCGAATTCGATTGCTCCAAAGCGCCCGCATCATCATCCGCTACGCCAGGCGATGTTTGTAATTGATGGGACAGGGGTTGTCACCAATGGCATTGAAAGACACCGATTTAAGCCGGGTGATTTTATCATGATTGATGCTGATGAAGAGCATTATTTTGAATCCGAAGGAGAGAGAGTAAGGATGATTGAGTTGCGTTTCCCTTGA
- a CDS encoding aspartate kinase, producing the protein MAEEGWEDTHDERGVGALIKVMKFGGTSVGSQQALDQVIEIIANECSKKAVVVSAQSGVTNSLIAWMKDDTQGIDSIISFLETKYFEPVINKLDEAGMQKYENHIRESLLQLRKILERYRNNLENSLQDTIASWGERLSAIMLSYLLNARGVDSVPMSAEDAGIVALGIHGNGSADLDATAKNFKKTILPLINSGKIPVITGYYGCDKNGRPITFGRGGSDYSAAVVAYGISADCLEIWTDVDGFMTADPRIVPNAKTIKEMDYGEAGELAYFGAKVLHPRTIEPVRRKKIRLVVKNTFNPNGSGTLIHSLRSPGKTLLRSVAIKSDLSIVKIYSSEIAYQPGFVSDLLAAIGEDGVTTYAISTSLSTLAVVIPTSEVPQALKKINELKESRMEKLMVKNNMSLICAVGDNMIDTMGVAARIFQVVEEAQANVELISEGASDIALNFVVPSDRAPDVVRMLHDRYIGG; encoded by the coding sequence ATGGCAGAGGAAGGATGGGAAGATACACACGATGAGCGAGGTGTTGGGGCTTTGATCAAAGTAATGAAGTTTGGCGGGACAAGTGTGGGCTCTCAACAAGCGCTCGACCAAGTAATCGAGATTATAGCAAACGAATGTTCAAAAAAGGCTGTCGTCGTTTCTGCGCAATCAGGCGTGACGAATTCTTTGATCGCATGGATGAAAGACGATACCCAAGGAATCGATTCGATCATCTCGTTCCTCGAAACGAAATATTTCGAACCTGTAATAAATAAGCTGGATGAGGCGGGGATGCAGAAATATGAAAATCACATTAGAGAATCGCTTCTTCAGCTAAGAAAAATCCTCGAGCGATATAGAAATAATCTCGAAAACTCCTTGCAGGACACGATTGCGAGTTGGGGAGAACGATTGTCAGCGATCATGCTCTCGTATTTGTTGAATGCACGGGGTGTTGATTCTGTCCCGATGAGTGCTGAGGACGCTGGGATCGTTGCTTTAGGTATTCACGGCAATGGGTCAGCCGACCTCGATGCAACAGCTAAGAATTTCAAGAAAACAATCCTGCCCCTAATCAATAGCGGAAAGATCCCTGTTATAACTGGATATTACGGTTGCGACAAAAACGGAAGGCCGATAACCTTTGGGCGCGGTGGTTCAGATTATTCAGCGGCTGTCGTTGCCTATGGAATATCAGCTGACTGTCTTGAAATCTGGACGGACGTCGATGGGTTTATGACGGCTGATCCGAGAATAGTGCCAAACGCAAAGACAATCAAAGAAATGGATTACGGAGAGGCCGGCGAACTCGCATATTTTGGCGCCAAAGTTCTACATCCGAGAACGATCGAACCTGTGAGAAGAAAGAAGATCAGATTGGTCGTCAAGAACACCTTCAACCCCAATGGTAGTGGCACTCTCATACATAGTCTCCGATCACCAGGAAAAACGCTACTAAGGAGCGTGGCCATCAAATCGGATCTCTCAATCGTAAAGATCTATTCATCGGAAATCGCGTACCAACCAGGGTTCGTATCGGATCTCTTGGCCGCGATTGGCGAGGATGGCGTAACGACTTATGCGATCTCAACATCACTTTCCACCCTTGCCGTTGTAATCCCTACTTCAGAAGTCCCACAGGCGCTCAAGAAAATCAATGAACTGAAAGAATCGCGCATGGAAAAACTGATGGTCAAGAACAACATGTCCCTGATCTGTGCAGTTGGTGATAACATGATCGACACGATGGGCGTCGCCGCACGGATATTCCAGGTCGTCGAAGAGGCGCAGGCGAACGTCGAATTGATCTCCGAAGGGGCATCAGATATCGCACTGAATTTCGTTGTCCCGAGTGATAGGGCCCCAGACGTTGTGAGAATGCTCCACGATCGGTACATAGGTGGTTAA
- a CDS encoding nitroreductase family protein, producing MEVIRGRRSIRKYKKKPIPEDLLIEILEAARLAPSGANRQFWKLIVVRDEERKKGLVPLCRDQKFIEDCSAFIAAVDDPSQKWYRVDVAIALDHLSLAAAEKGLGTCWIGAFDPEKVAEYLGVPKGLVITVCMTLGYPAESPEPRPRKSLEELVFWEKYGEKA from the coding sequence ATGGAGGTAATCAGGGGTAGACGAAGTATTAGAAAATATAAGAAAAAACCGATTCCAGAGGACTTATTGATAGAGATATTAGAGGCAGCTCGTCTTGCACCCTCAGGAGCTAACAGACAATTTTGGAAATTGATTGTTGTCCGCGATGAGGAGAGGAAAAAAGGACTGGTTCCCCTATGTAGGGATCAAAAATTCATAGAAGACTGCTCGGCATTCATCGCTGCTGTCGATGATCCGAGTCAGAAGTGGTATAGAGTCGATGTCGCCATCGCCCTCGACCACCTATCTCTTGCAGCAGCTGAAAAGGGCTTAGGAACTTGCTGGATCGGCGCATTTGACCCTGAGAAGGTTGCTGAGTATCTGGGTGTACCGAAGGGGTTGGTAATTACGGTTTGCATGACGCTAGGATATCCAGCGGAATCTCCAGAGCCAAGACCAAGGAAATCACTTGAAGAATTGGTATTCTGGGAAAAATATGGAGAGAAAGCATGA
- the dapB gene encoding 4-hydroxy-tetrahydrodipicolinate reductase, producing MIRVVVGGATGKMGSAICRLLTKQKDMELHGAVVSRGGGNVGKRIEGGVVALGDDQLDKALEGADVYVDVTTPAAAEKNLIRVPPLGVNIVVGTTGISSDTMAKFAASVRRHGVSAVVTPNFSIGVNAFWKLCGEMAAVLKDYDVEIIEFHHNQKKDAPSGTAMKAAEIIGEKIGINKFVKGRDGITGVRNKEIGIHSLRGGDVVGEHTVVFAGNRERLELTHRAHSRDAFAEGALAAIRWIWQRKDGKIHTMSEVLGL from the coding sequence ATGATCAGGGTTGTAGTTGGTGGTGCAACAGGGAAAATGGGGAGTGCAATTTGCAGATTGCTGACAAAGCAGAAAGACATGGAACTCCACGGCGCCGTCGTATCCAGGGGCGGAGGCAATGTTGGAAAGAGAATTGAAGGTGGCGTGGTCGCGCTTGGCGATGATCAACTTGATAAAGCATTGGAAGGTGCGGATGTCTATGTTGATGTCACTACGCCCGCGGCCGCAGAAAAAAATCTCATAAGAGTACCGCCGCTGGGCGTTAATATCGTCGTCGGGACAACTGGAATATCATCAGATACGATGGCCAAATTCGCCGCCTCGGTGAGACGACACGGTGTTTCGGCTGTCGTCACTCCGAATTTCTCAATCGGTGTGAATGCGTTCTGGAAATTATGCGGTGAGATGGCGGCAGTTCTCAAAGATTATGATGTGGAGATCATCGAATTTCACCACAATCAGAAGAAAGACGCACCTTCTGGAACCGCCATGAAAGCAGCTGAAATCATCGGCGAGAAGATTGGTATCAATAAATTCGTCAAAGGGAGAGACGGGATCACGGGTGTGCGAAACAAGGAAATCGGCATTCATTCATTGAGGGGGGGCGATGTCGTCGGCGAACATACAGTTGTATTCGCTGGGAACAGGGAGAGACTTGAACTAACCCATCGCGCCCATTCGAGGGATGCATTTGCCGAAGGGGCACTTGCTGCGATCAGGTGGATATGGCAGAGGAAGGATGGGAAGATACACACGATGAGCGAGGTGTTGGGGCTTTGA
- a CDS encoding 2-dehydropantoate 2-reductase yields the protein MKIAVYGAGAIGSFLGGLLADRNEVTLVGRGPHVKAINRSGLKISGMLEKVVYPRAATDLSDLKEQDVVIITVKAYDTEKAKEAVSVIVGEKTTVVTIQNGLNNLHSLDKKFGDRVVGGVTSIGVTHVSPGHIRLAGKGDTVFGSLRGYHERVKAIVELFNRSGIESRYTENIIGEIWLKAIVNSSINPITAILRRKNECIVTEPELRDLARKICEEATGVAQAAGIVLPLADPFQRVMEVASSTKENYSSMLQDIERGKKTEIDEITGAIVAQARKLGIDVPVNETIWKLVRALSVK from the coding sequence ATGAAAATTGCAGTCTACGGAGCTGGCGCAATCGGCAGTTTCCTCGGTGGGTTGCTGGCGGACAGAAATGAGGTTACCCTCGTCGGACGGGGCCCACATGTTAAGGCGATTAACCGATCTGGATTGAAAATCTCGGGAATGCTTGAGAAAGTTGTTTATCCTCGCGCTGCCACAGATTTGTCAGACCTCAAAGAACAGGATGTCGTAATCATCACGGTTAAAGCGTATGATACTGAGAAGGCAAAGGAAGCGGTGTCCGTGATCGTTGGGGAAAAGACGACCGTTGTGACGATCCAGAACGGCCTCAATAATTTGCATTCCCTCGATAAAAAGTTTGGAGATCGGGTCGTAGGCGGTGTCACATCGATCGGCGTGACACACGTCTCGCCAGGACATATTCGCCTCGCTGGTAAAGGTGACACTGTATTTGGTTCACTAAGAGGATATCACGAAAGAGTGAAAGCGATCGTTGAACTCTTCAACCGCTCAGGAATCGAGAGCCGTTACACCGAGAATATCATTGGCGAGATCTGGCTAAAGGCTATCGTGAATTCCTCAATAAACCCCATCACCGCAATCCTCAGGAGGAAAAACGAATGCATTGTGACTGAGCCAGAATTGAGAGATCTTGCAAGGAAGATCTGTGAGGAGGCGACGGGTGTTGCGCAAGCCGCTGGGATCGTGCTTCCGCTTGCCGATCCGTTTCAACGAGTCATGGAGGTGGCCTCGTCGACAAAAGAAAATTATTCGAGCATGTTGCAGGACATTGAGCGAGGGAAAAAAACGGAAATCGACGAAATCACAGGAGCGATCGTTGCCCAGGCTAGAAAACTCGGCATCGACGTCCCAGTTAACGAGACTATTTGGAAGCTTGTGCGGGCATTGAGCGTGAAATAA
- a CDS encoding endonuclease V: MPEDMEIESLLPCGSINDLIYGMLRQIPKGMVTTYGDIAEALGDIRAARAIGEIVSGNPMPIVTPCHRVVYSNGDIGWYGGKNKGKEEKKELLRSEGVEIVGDRVANFEQIRFSDFNVVPVLSILKKEQERMRSKVVDFDDFRSVRFVAGVDVSYHNDRAFAAIAVSDFETGNIVEERVIQKCADFPYIPTYLAFREIPVISDLIDRKNDTIYMIDGHGILHPRGFGIASQIGVQFDIPTIGVAKKLLVGEVKNSDAMISPITVDGEVKGYLIKKSVKKSLFVSVGHRISLKTACRICRRFIDCGIQDPLSRAHELANRHRKKSMKEEKDSV; encoded by the coding sequence ATGCCTGAGGACATGGAAATCGAGTCATTATTGCCGTGTGGGTCGATCAATGATCTGATCTACGGGATGTTGCGTCAGATTCCGAAAGGAATGGTCACGACTTATGGCGATATAGCTGAAGCACTAGGAGATATTCGCGCCGCGAGGGCTATCGGTGAGATTGTTTCGGGAAATCCGATGCCTATTGTTACCCCCTGCCACCGTGTGGTTTATTCAAATGGAGATATCGGATGGTATGGAGGAAAAAACAAGGGGAAAGAAGAGAAGAAGGAACTCTTGCGGAGTGAAGGGGTAGAGATCGTCGGGGATAGGGTTGCTAATTTCGAACAGATACGCTTTTCTGATTTCAATGTGGTACCAGTACTCAGTATATTGAAAAAGGAACAAGAGAGGATGAGATCGAAAGTGGTCGATTTCGATGATTTCAGGTCTGTGAGATTCGTTGCGGGAGTCGATGTTTCATATCATAACGATCGAGCTTTCGCTGCCATTGCCGTTTCCGACTTTGAAACAGGAAATATTGTTGAAGAGCGAGTGATTCAGAAATGCGCAGACTTTCCTTATATCCCGACGTATCTAGCATTTAGAGAGATTCCAGTAATTAGTGATCTGATCGATAGGAAGAATGATACAATATACATGATAGATGGTCACGGGATTCTTCATCCGCGTGGCTTTGGAATAGCATCGCAGATAGGTGTGCAGTTTGATATACCGACCATCGGTGTCGCCAAGAAGTTGCTCGTCGGCGAGGTGAAGAATAGTGACGCAATGATATCCCCGATCACCGTCGATGGCGAAGTGAAAGGATACTTAATAAAAAAGAGTGTAAAAAAGAGCCTTTTCGTATCCGTTGGACATAGAATTTCACTAAAAACAGCTTGTCGTATCTGCAGAAGATTTATTGATTGCGGTATCCAGGATCCATTAAGTCGAGCACACGAACTCGCCAATCGGCACAGAAAGAAAAGCATGAAAGAGGAAAAGGATTCCGTATGA
- a CDS encoding Lrp/AsnC family transcriptional regulator: MLDHLDEKIIEILKKDSRRPFVDIANQLKVSEGTVRSRVRRLVDDGIIKSFTIKTSNKNVKAIIEIKINVNVNTSVVASEISKFEGVSEVFEVTGDEDIVVIVDVNSSPQLNDIIERIRQFENVQSTRTRLILKDHFGGS; this comes from the coding sequence ATGTTAGATCACCTAGATGAGAAAATCATTGAGATCCTGAAAAAGGATTCTAGAAGGCCCTTTGTCGATATCGCGAATCAGCTCAAGGTATCGGAAGGAACTGTGAGAAGCAGGGTCAGGCGGCTCGTCGATGATGGAATAATCAAAAGCTTTACAATCAAGACAAGCAACAAGAACGTTAAAGCAATCATCGAGATAAAGATCAATGTTAATGTCAACACATCAGTTGTGGCCAGCGAAATCTCAAAATTTGAAGGTGTCTCTGAGGTTTTTGAGGTAACGGGCGATGAGGATATTGTTGTTATCGTTGACGTCAATTCATCACCCCAGCTAAACGATATCATCGAAAGAATAAGACAATTTGAAAACGTCCAGTCAACGAGAACAAGACTCATCCTTAAGGATCATTTTGGAGGATCGTAA
- a CDS encoding DUF5788 family protein, translated as MDERKDERLTPEERSRILARLHSLLYWVGVLIPDEEVIDDHKIPLRDIVFDFISKEEPTDEEVMGALALAHSLEKKAKGLEEELEVGRLTKSRARELYEEIAGLLRAVDDLRHSKGQDFEIKARALMSKVDDEKRWLEFIERIKH; from the coding sequence ATGGATGAGAGAAAAGATGAGAGACTGACTCCTGAAGAACGTTCGAGGATCTTGGCTCGATTGCATAGCCTGCTCTATTGGGTCGGTGTCCTCATTCCTGATGAGGAAGTGATCGATGATCACAAAATTCCCCTTCGAGATATCGTCTTTGACTTTATTTCAAAGGAGGAGCCAACAGACGAGGAGGTGATGGGGGCCCTTGCTCTCGCGCATTCACTTGAGAAAAAGGCGAAGGGACTTGAAGAGGAATTGGAAGTGGGAAGATTGACAAAATCAAGAGCGCGAGAATTATATGAAGAGATAGCCGGTTTGCTAAGAGCGGTTGATGATCTTCGACATTCAAAAGGTCAAGATTTTGAAATCAAGGCTAGGGCATTGATGTCAAAAGTCGATGATGAGAAAAGATGGCTTGAATTCATAGAGAGAATAAAGCACTGA
- a CDS encoding orotate phosphoribosyltransferase-like protein: protein MVDVRELAEKALAYKEKGLSEREIADELHLSIDTVKYLIEEGGAGVLPPSDVKIGWRSIGVYGSRISMMSDILADIIIEELDKRNLSADVVLGIAINGVSFATVISDILGMELAVYKPPAERGKKGGAFSSNYASVENKNVIIVDDVISTGATLQEAIKDIRENGGNPVLAVVIVNKSSLNEIDGVPLRGVIRARSMGGTILGGGPLHSFPYG from the coding sequence ATGGTAGATGTCAGGGAGCTAGCTGAGAAAGCGCTCGCATATAAGGAAAAGGGCTTGAGTGAAAGGGAAATCGCTGATGAATTGCATCTTTCGATCGATACTGTCAAGTATTTAATTGAAGAAGGTGGGGCGGGTGTTCTTCCTCCTTCGGATGTCAAAATCGGCTGGAGGAGTATCGGAGTATATGGAAGCCGTATTAGCATGATGAGTGATATCCTTGCGGATATCATTATCGAAGAGCTTGACAAGAGAAATCTCAGTGCTGATGTCGTGCTTGGAATTGCGATTAACGGTGTCTCATTCGCGACTGTGATTTCAGACATACTTGGAATGGAGCTTGCAGTATATAAGCCACCAGCAGAAAGAGGAAAGAAAGGCGGGGCTTTCAGCTCCAATTATGCATCTGTGGAGAACAAGAATGTGATCATCGTTGATGATGTCATCTCGACAGGCGCAACTCTTCAAGAAGCAATCAAGGACATCAGAGAAAATGGTGGAAACCCCGTTCTGGCGGTTGTCATTGTCAATAAAAGCAGCCTGAACGAGATTGACGGAGTACCGCTGAGAGGTGTGATTAGAGCGAGGTCTATGGGCGGAACGATCCTTGGTGGTGGCCCATTGCATTCGTTCCCGTACGGATAG
- a CDS encoding metallophosphoesterase, which produces MKIGAVGDLHGKKYIEFLENKPEYADLDLLLLAGDITENNSVEEFDLVLEKLKGLTHAKLVAVFGNEEYEDTHTEYKKRSEVIFLSDSATTFKIRDANVKVVGTTGSLDRPTWWQRMNLPDIWKRYQQRIEKVSQLLIRDGSDFLILLMHYAPTYKTLMGERPERYPEMASEKYETIIKEKRPDIVFHAHAHKGTRHAVLKREQRRLDEIENEFKPVPIYNVSLPLNKSITIVELQE; this is translated from the coding sequence ATGAAGATCGGAGCGGTTGGCGACCTGCACGGCAAGAAATACATTGAATTCTTGGAGAATAAACCTGAATACGCTGATCTAGATCTCTTGCTGCTGGCCGGTGATATCACTGAAAACAATAGCGTTGAAGAGTTTGATCTCGTTCTTGAAAAGCTCAAAGGATTGACGCATGCGAAACTAGTCGCTGTTTTTGGAAACGAAGAATATGAAGATACACACACTGAATACAAAAAGAGAAGTGAGGTTATTTTCTTGAGCGATAGCGCGACAACATTCAAAATCAGGGATGCGAATGTTAAAGTTGTTGGGACAACGGGTTCCCTTGATAGACCAACTTGGTGGCAGAGAATGAATCTGCCCGATATTTGGAAAAGATATCAGCAACGCATCGAAAAGGTTTCCCAATTGCTAATACGCGATGGTTCAGATTTTCTCATCTTGTTAATGCATTATGCACCAACCTATAAAACCCTCATGGGAGAGAGACCAGAAAGATACCCAGAAATGGCCTCGGAAAAGTATGAAACAATCATAAAAGAAAAGAGACCCGACATCGTTTTTCATGCACATGCTCACAAGGGAACGAGACATGCGGTGTTGAAAAGGGAACAGAGAAGATTGGATGAAATTGAGAATGAGTTCAAACCCGTTCCAATTTACAATGTTTCGTTACCCCTTAATAAGTCTATCACAATCGTTGAGTTGCAGGAATGA
- the lysA gene encoding diaminopimelate decarboxylase, which translates to MVNLRQFECVNGEMVIGGIPATKIADRFGTPVYVTDELALRENFRRINKAFSCHMPTHIHYACKANTNIAILRILKQEGSYIDAVSIGEVETCLRAGFPPERIMFTGVCVSTKELEAVASKGVLINIDSFSEMKRLAALKSRIPISIRVNPDVGAGHHDHVVTGSRKSKFGIPLTSIMEAYSQALDLGLIPVGLHAHIGAGVQEIDPFVKVTDVLVSIAKELEEKLKIELEFIDIGGGIGIPYRPDEKSMDVDLLAREVTSRIKAGCSVRTVAIEPGRYIVADTTVLLTRVVDIKETPEKNFACVDAGFNILIRPSFYGSYHHIAVANKFEAPGEVVYDIVGPICESGDFLARDRLLPKLDEGDLLAVYDAGAYGFSMSSQYNSRPRCRELLIYNGTVNIIREMETIDDILRHQKVPSRLMV; encoded by the coding sequence GTGGTTAATTTGAGGCAATTTGAGTGCGTCAACGGGGAGATGGTAATCGGGGGAATCCCTGCGACAAAGATCGCAGACAGGTTCGGTACCCCAGTGTACGTAACAGATGAACTGGCACTCCGGGAAAACTTCAGAAGGATTAACAAGGCCTTTTCCTGCCACATGCCGACTCACATTCATTACGCCTGCAAGGCGAACACTAACATTGCTATCCTGAGAATACTCAAACAAGAGGGGAGTTACATCGATGCGGTGTCGATTGGTGAAGTTGAAACATGCCTGAGAGCTGGTTTCCCACCCGAGAGAATCATGTTCACGGGTGTGTGCGTCTCGACGAAAGAGCTGGAGGCTGTGGCTTCGAAGGGAGTTCTCATCAATATTGATTCATTCTCGGAAATGAAAAGATTGGCAGCTCTCAAGTCTCGCATTCCGATTTCGATCAGGGTCAATCCAGACGTAGGAGCTGGACATCATGATCACGTTGTCACGGGAAGCAGGAAATCCAAGTTTGGAATCCCCTTGACAAGCATCATGGAAGCGTATTCACAGGCTCTCGATCTCGGGTTGATCCCAGTAGGCCTTCATGCGCATATCGGCGCGGGAGTGCAGGAAATCGATCCATTCGTCAAGGTCACCGATGTTCTCGTGTCAATCGCGAAGGAACTTGAGGAAAAACTCAAAATTGAACTCGAATTCATTGACATTGGGGGCGGCATCGGTATCCCATACAGACCAGACGAAAAATCGATGGACGTCGATCTGCTCGCGCGGGAAGTCACATCGAGAATTAAAGCGGGATGTTCTGTTAGAACAGTGGCAATTGAGCCAGGAAGATACATTGTGGCCGACACTACCGTACTGCTCACGAGGGTGGTCGACATAAAAGAGACACCTGAGAAGAACTTCGCTTGCGTGGACGCGGGATTTAATATCCTCATCAGGCCTTCATTCTATGGTTCATACCACCATATCGCTGTTGCTAATAAGTTTGAGGCGCCAGGGGAAGTGGTCTACGATATCGTTGGACCTATTTGTGAATCTGGTGATTTTCTGGCAAGGGACAGGCTTCTGCCGAAACTGGACGAGGGGGACTTACTCGCTGTATATGACGCAGGTGCATACGGTTTTTCAATGAGCTCCCAATATAACTCAAGGCCGAGGTGCCGTGAATTACTGATCTACAACGGAACCGTGAACATAATTCGAGAAATGGAGACTATTGATGACATATTGCGGCATCAGAAGGTACCCTCGAGGCTGATGGTTTGA
- a CDS encoding radical SAM protein: MKEPLARYHSILDGRSKAYYLLAKDMHTDFSPSLTDEELWKLHADQIAAFHSHVDVEEFKRGSKEGLSAPATSLLDLKLELAKRMLSRCEICEWRCQVNRNKGVKGRCGVLDPRIASEFLHYGEEPPLIPSYTIFFSGCNFKCVFCQNYDISTHPDEGICVPPQRLAAKIADRFGGRACSKVISAMRVWTPTSAVNVNWVGGDPTPNLHYVLDVLKYSVVNIPQIWNSNMFLTEKSMELLDGIIDVYLTDFKYGNNSCAKRLSGVQNYFEIVSRNHLLAAKQAEVIVRHLVLPNHIECCTKPVLKWIAENIPSALVNVMDQYRPVHRAFEHRDINRPLKPSEFQEAYDLAQELNLHLV, translated from the coding sequence ATGAAGGAGCCATTGGCGAGATATCATTCTATCCTAGACGGTAGGAGCAAGGCTTATTATCTCCTCGCGAAGGACATGCATACAGATTTTTCTCCGTCGCTAACGGACGAGGAACTCTGGAAATTGCACGCGGATCAAATTGCCGCCTTTCACTCGCATGTAGATGTTGAAGAGTTCAAACGAGGAAGCAAAGAGGGCTTGAGCGCACCAGCAACATCATTGCTCGATCTAAAGTTAGAACTTGCAAAAAGGATGCTAAGTCGGTGTGAGATCTGTGAATGGCGGTGTCAGGTCAATAGAAACAAAGGTGTTAAGGGCAGGTGCGGTGTTCTTGATCCGCGGATAGCGAGTGAATTTCTGCATTACGGGGAAGAACCTCCTCTTATTCCTTCTTATACAATTTTCTTCAGCGGATGCAATTTCAAGTGTGTCTTTTGCCAGAATTATGACATCAGTACGCATCCAGATGAAGGCATCTGTGTACCCCCGCAGCGTTTGGCAGCAAAGATCGCCGATAGATTCGGCGGGAGAGCTTGTTCCAAAGTAATTTCTGCGATGAGGGTCTGGACCCCCACGTCCGCTGTCAATGTCAATTGGGTCGGGGGAGACCCGACACCAAATCTGCATTATGTTCTCGATGTTCTCAAGTATTCGGTTGTTAACATTCCACAGATTTGGAATTCGAATATGTTCCTAACTGAAAAGTCAATGGAGCTTTTGGACGGAATTATCGATGTTTACCTGACTGATTTCAAATATGGAAACAATTCGTGTGCCAAGCGTCTATCAGGTGTACAAAACTATTTCGAGATTGTTTCCCGCAACCACTTACTCGCCGCAAAACAGGCTGAGGTCATCGTGCGCCACCTCGTGCTCCCAAATCACATCGAATGCTGCACGAAACCAGTATTGAAGTGGATTGCCGAGAATATACCATCGGCTTTGGTCAATGTAATGGATCAATATAGGCCGGTGCACAGGGCATTTGAGCATCGTGATATCAATCGGCCCCTGAAGCCGTCGGAATTTCAGGAAGCTTATGACCTCGCCCAGGAACTGAATCTTCATTTGGTTTGA